In one Elephas maximus indicus isolate mEleMax1 chromosome 9, mEleMax1 primary haplotype, whole genome shotgun sequence genomic region, the following are encoded:
- the LCN15 gene encoding lipocalin-15 isoform X1 has product MEGQTPSQSVRCVPSRLESCQQRPRGQWRTRSDCVPQWTKSGWGFQPLTQPVPQVSWRVGWAIKPAARPGLRAGTGMKSAVVLLGPVVALLWLSEAGAEVLVQPDFDARKFSGLWYVVAMVSDCKVFLGKKDHLLMSTRAIEATEEGDLHVHMAFPRADGCNQVDAEYLRVGSAGHFRVPALGYLDVRISDTDYSSFAVVYIYKELEGAFSTMVQLYSRTQDVSPEAMKAFQDFYLTVGLPEDMAVTLPKSDACSSGDKEAP; this is encoded by the exons ATGGAG GGCCAAACCCCCAGCCAGAGTGTCAGGTGTGTGCCCAGCCGGCTGGAGTCCTGCCAGCAGCGACCCAGGGGCCAATGGAGAACAAGGAGCGATTGTGTCCCGCAGTGGACAAAGAGTGGCTGGGGCTTCCAGCCCCTCACACAACCCGTTCCTCAGGTGAGCTGGCGGGTGGGCTGGGCTATAAAGCCAGCTGCCCGGCCGGGGCTGAGGGCAGGTACCGGAATGAAGTCCGCCGTCGTCCTGCTGGGTCCTGTGGTGGCGCTGCTCTGGCTGTCTGAAGCTGGGGCCGAGGTCCTGGTACAGCCGGACTTTGATGCCAGAAAG TTCTCAGGCCTCTGGTATGTGGTGGCCATGGTGTCCGACTGCAAGGTCTTCCTGGGCAAGAAGGACCACTTGCTGATGTCCACCAGGGCCATCGAGGCCACGGAGGAGGGCGACCTCCACGTCCACATGGCGTTCCCTCG GGCCGACGGCTGTAACCAGGTGGACGCAGAGTACCTGAGAGTGGGCTCCGCCGGGCACTTCAGGGTCCCGG CCTTGGGCTACCTGGACGTGCGCATCTCGGACACGGACTACAGCTCCTTCGCCGTGGTCTACATCTACAAGGAGCTGGAGGGGGCGTTCAGCACCATGGTGCAACTCTACA GCCGGACCCAGGATGTGAGCCCCGAGGCCATGAAAGCCTTCCAGGACTTCTACCTTACCGTGGGGCTCCCTGAGGACATGGCAGTCACGCTGCCCAAGTCAG ATGCCTGCTCCTCAGGGGACAAGGAGGCACCCTGA
- the LCN15 gene encoding lipocalin-15 isoform X3, which yields MENKERLCPAVDKEWLGLPAPHTTRSSGLWYVVAMVSDCKVFLGKKDHLLMSTRAIEATEEGDLHVHMAFPRADGCNQVDAEYLRVGSAGHFRVPALGYLDVRISDTDYSSFAVVYIYKELEGAFSTMVQLYSRTQDVSPEAMKAFQDFYLTVGLPEDMAVTLPKSDACSSGDKEAP from the exons ATGGAGAACAAGGAGCGATTGTGTCCCGCAGTGGACAAAGAGTGGCTGGGGCTTCCAGCCCCTCACACAACCCGTTCCTCAG GCCTCTGGTATGTGGTGGCCATGGTGTCCGACTGCAAGGTCTTCCTGGGCAAGAAGGACCACTTGCTGATGTCCACCAGGGCCATCGAGGCCACGGAGGAGGGCGACCTCCACGTCCACATGGCGTTCCCTCG GGCCGACGGCTGTAACCAGGTGGACGCAGAGTACCTGAGAGTGGGCTCCGCCGGGCACTTCAGGGTCCCGG CCTTGGGCTACCTGGACGTGCGCATCTCGGACACGGACTACAGCTCCTTCGCCGTGGTCTACATCTACAAGGAGCTGGAGGGGGCGTTCAGCACCATGGTGCAACTCTACA GCCGGACCCAGGATGTGAGCCCCGAGGCCATGAAAGCCTTCCAGGACTTCTACCTTACCGTGGGGCTCCCTGAGGACATGGCAGTCACGCTGCCCAAGTCAG ATGCCTGCTCCTCAGGGGACAAGGAGGCACCCTGA
- the LCN15 gene encoding lipocalin-15 isoform X2, giving the protein MASDVPGVPAGPNPQPECQVCAQPAGVLPAATQGPMENKERLCPAVDKEWLGLPAPHTTRSSGLWYVVAMVSDCKVFLGKKDHLLMSTRAIEATEEGDLHVHMAFPRADGCNQVDAEYLRVGSAGHFRVPALGYLDVRISDTDYSSFAVVYIYKELEGAFSTMVQLYSRTQDVSPEAMKAFQDFYLTVGLPEDMAVTLPKSDACSSGDKEAP; this is encoded by the exons ATGGCCAGTGACGTGCCTGGTGTCCCTGCAGGGCCAAACCCCCAGCCAGAGTGTCAGGTGTGTGCCCAGCCGGCTGGAGTCCTGCCAGCAGCGACCCAGGGGCCAATGGAGAACAAGGAGCGATTGTGTCCCGCAGTGGACAAAGAGTGGCTGGGGCTTCCAGCCCCTCACACAACCCGTTCCTCAG GCCTCTGGTATGTGGTGGCCATGGTGTCCGACTGCAAGGTCTTCCTGGGCAAGAAGGACCACTTGCTGATGTCCACCAGGGCCATCGAGGCCACGGAGGAGGGCGACCTCCACGTCCACATGGCGTTCCCTCG GGCCGACGGCTGTAACCAGGTGGACGCAGAGTACCTGAGAGTGGGCTCCGCCGGGCACTTCAGGGTCCCGG CCTTGGGCTACCTGGACGTGCGCATCTCGGACACGGACTACAGCTCCTTCGCCGTGGTCTACATCTACAAGGAGCTGGAGGGGGCGTTCAGCACCATGGTGCAACTCTACA GCCGGACCCAGGATGTGAGCCCCGAGGCCATGAAAGCCTTCCAGGACTTCTACCTTACCGTGGGGCTCCCTGAGGACATGGCAGTCACGCTGCCCAAGTCAG ATGCCTGCTCCTCAGGGGACAAGGAGGCACCCTGA